One segment of Candidatus Polarisedimenticolia bacterium DNA contains the following:
- a CDS encoding glycosyltransferase family 39 protein codes for MGRQSRTRKLRKEVKSDPREASGEAVAAPRLEVPPAMVRLVLGAILLAALLLRLGLLAQYRTGSVFYSQLMLDAQVYDDWAQKIAAGRWLGGEVFYHAPLYPYLLAVAYSLFGHHYLPIYLLQIALGLGQVYLVYRIGREAASEWVGLTAAGLLTFYAALPFFELKIMAVALAMFLCTAALALLMDAWKKGGIIRWVLSGALIGAAALAAPAALLLAPVYAVALLARGTRWVEAGALAAGTLLAIAPATIHNLAAGGGFIPISSQGGITFYQGNSLKSRGLYRTVEGFTGSPLSQQQEERSAAEKATGHPLKDSEVSAYWFGKGLDAIAAQPGAAIGLLQMKLWRWFSSIEYSTEYSQAVERRDLTLLWVLLLPWGVLAVGGVAGMLLGRSVYPGLAPVSLYLAGTILPPLIFYVSSRYRLAAAPALAILCAVTLERLVASVRARGLIHALPIALVLIILTGVTLVPLGRDHLFQEANVRYNAGNLFYDRGDYDTAITLYSQALEVNDFEYYRINLGNALRGKGRLDEAIQQYQLVAQKKPRFAKAYVQWAKVLVMQGKRDEARAIYARAVNLGLRSRELEPALGLSGAGAGTEIAEPASREAP; via the coding sequence AGAGCGACCCGCGCGAAGCCTCGGGCGAGGCGGTCGCCGCGCCGCGGCTCGAGGTCCCCCCCGCCATGGTCCGGCTGGTCCTGGGCGCAATCCTGCTGGCCGCCCTTCTCCTGCGGCTCGGGCTGCTCGCGCAGTATCGGACCGGGAGCGTCTTCTACAGCCAGCTGATGCTGGATGCCCAGGTCTACGACGATTGGGCCCAAAAGATCGCGGCGGGGAGGTGGCTGGGCGGCGAGGTCTTCTATCACGCTCCCCTCTATCCCTATCTTCTCGCCGTCGCCTACAGCCTCTTCGGGCATCACTACCTTCCCATCTACCTGCTCCAGATCGCCCTTGGTCTGGGACAGGTTTATCTCGTCTATCGGATCGGGCGCGAAGCGGCCTCCGAGTGGGTCGGCCTGACCGCCGCCGGATTGTTGACCTTCTACGCGGCCCTCCCTTTCTTCGAGCTGAAGATCATGGCCGTGGCGCTGGCGATGTTCCTGTGCACCGCGGCGCTCGCGCTCCTGATGGACGCATGGAAAAAGGGCGGAATTATCCGGTGGGTCCTTTCCGGAGCGCTGATTGGGGCCGCCGCCCTGGCCGCGCCTGCCGCGCTCCTCCTGGCGCCGGTTTACGCCGTAGCTCTTTTGGCACGCGGCACCCGCTGGGTCGAAGCGGGGGCCCTGGCCGCGGGAACGCTTCTGGCGATCGCCCCTGCCACGATCCACAACCTGGCCGCCGGGGGAGGCTTCATCCCGATCTCTTCGCAGGGAGGCATCACCTTCTATCAGGGAAACAGCCTGAAGTCGCGCGGCCTCTACCGGACGGTCGAAGGATTCACCGGATCTCCTCTGTCGCAGCAGCAGGAGGAAAGGTCGGCTGCCGAGAAGGCCACGGGGCATCCTCTCAAGGACTCCGAGGTTTCGGCTTACTGGTTCGGAAAGGGGCTCGATGCCATCGCCGCGCAGCCGGGCGCCGCCATCGGCTTGCTGCAGATGAAGCTCTGGCGCTGGTTCTCCAGCATCGAATACTCCACGGAGTACAGCCAGGCAGTGGAGCGGCGTGACCTGACCTTGCTCTGGGTGCTGCTGCTTCCCTGGGGAGTGCTGGCGGTCGGCGGTGTCGCGGGCATGCTGCTGGGACGCAGCGTCTATCCGGGTCTCGCTCCTGTCTCGCTCTACCTGGCAGGAACAATCCTGCCTCCCCTCATCTTCTACGTCTCGTCGCGTTACCGGCTGGCGGCGGCCCCGGCCCTGGCGATTCTCTGCGCCGTCACGCTGGAGCGCCTCGTGGCCTCGGTCCGCGCTCGCGGTCTGATCCATGCGCTTCCGATCGCACTCGTCCTGATCATCCTCACCGGCGTCACCCTGGTGCCCCTGGGAAGGGACCATCTCTTCCAGGAAGCCAACGTCCGCTACAACGCCGGCAACCTCTTCTACGACCGGGGTGATTACGACACTGCCATCACCCTGTACAGCCAGGCGCTGGAAGTGAACGATTTCGAGTACTACCGCATCAACCTGGGAAACGCACTGAGGGGCAAGGGGCGGCTCGACGAGGCGATCCAGCAGTACCAGCTGGTGGCGCAGAAGAAGCCGCGTTTCGCGAAGGCTTACGTGCAGTGGGCCAAGGTGCTGGTGATGCAGGGGAAGAGGGACGAGGCGCGGGCGATCTACGCGCGCGCGGTGAACCTCGGCCTGCGCAGCCGGGAGCTGGAACCGGCCCTCGGCCTGAGCGGAGCCGGCGCGGGGACGGAGATTGCGGAGCCCGCGTCCCGGGAGGCCCCGTGA
- a CDS encoding flippase activity-associated protein Agl23 — MTRSGKPAPLSRLGTFLFIGLLVAGAWLRLAQLERRPLHGDEAVGASLSLDVAKTGSFLYFSANRHGPFQYFLDGWVMRWKGTSTTAIRFPFAFAGSLLALGLLPMRAALGEAGWLFTTSLLTFSPFFVYYSRYAIQEILFALATALMLACAASFARTGQGRALFGTLLSAAWMVTQKETFLIVWGCLGAAALAGWMIGGARFRSAVSGAAKALARSWLWGVAGAACGALLIAFFYTDRFQDNSGLANLAVNLVDLVRHGASTASASELHRHPAVFYVSLLTRYEWLILAGFAVGIWFALRGRRPLPLFFTSYALLLLAVHFYLAYKTPWLLLSPLLGMALVAGTAMNRAADRFPVAAPAAGLTLAAFLPLLLLPATLRTSFQRPADPALGLAYHHAGAEQLTLADEIRRAVAAAPANISPKAVVALPYYWPLAWYLRDETQVFFEASAIPGEPVQVLSAVPILVTLQSADPKFVKAFVPGGQVPDFTLPGHASRTVALIPPDYLVGKVWTLEAASP, encoded by the coding sequence GTGACGCGGAGCGGCAAGCCCGCGCCTCTGTCCCGCCTCGGCACTTTTCTCTTCATCGGCCTTCTGGTTGCCGGCGCCTGGCTGCGCCTGGCGCAGCTCGAGCGACGGCCGCTGCACGGCGACGAAGCGGTGGGCGCCTCGCTGTCGCTCGATGTGGCGAAAACCGGCTCTTTCCTCTATTTCTCCGCCAACCGGCACGGACCTTTCCAGTACTTCCTCGATGGATGGGTGATGCGCTGGAAGGGGACCTCGACTACCGCGATCCGCTTTCCCTTCGCCTTTGCGGGGAGCCTTCTCGCGCTCGGCTTACTGCCGATGCGCGCGGCGCTCGGGGAAGCTGGATGGTTGTTCACCACTTCGCTCCTGACCTTTTCTCCTTTCTTCGTCTATTACTCGCGCTACGCCATCCAGGAAATCCTCTTCGCTCTGGCCACCGCCCTGATGCTGGCGTGCGCCGCCTCCTTCGCCCGCACCGGACAAGGTCGCGCGCTGTTCGGCACGCTCCTGTCGGCTGCCTGGATGGTGACGCAGAAGGAGACCTTCCTGATTGTGTGGGGATGCCTGGGGGCGGCCGCGCTGGCCGGGTGGATGATCGGCGGAGCGCGCTTCCGTAGCGCGGTCAGCGGCGCCGCGAAGGCGCTGGCCCGTAGCTGGCTATGGGGGGTGGCCGGGGCCGCTTGCGGCGCCTTGCTGATTGCCTTTTTCTACACCGATCGGTTCCAGGACAACTCCGGGCTGGCCAATCTGGCGGTGAACCTGGTCGATCTCGTGCGCCATGGAGCCTCCACCGCGTCCGCCTCCGAGCTCCACCGCCATCCCGCCGTCTTCTATGTTTCCCTGCTCACGCGCTATGAATGGCTCATCCTCGCCGGTTTCGCCGTCGGAATCTGGTTTGCCCTGCGCGGCCGGCGGCCACTGCCCCTGTTCTTCACGTCGTACGCGCTCCTGTTGCTGGCCGTCCACTTCTATCTCGCCTACAAGACTCCCTGGCTTCTGCTGAGCCCTCTTCTCGGCATGGCGCTCGTGGCCGGCACCGCAATGAATCGGGCCGCGGATCGCTTCCCGGTCGCCGCGCCGGCAGCAGGCTTGACTCTGGCGGCGTTCCTGCCTCTCCTCCTGTTGCCGGCGACACTGCGGACCAGCTTCCAGCGTCCGGCCGATCCGGCGCTGGGACTTGCTTATCATCATGCCGGCGCCGAGCAGCTGACGTTGGCCGACGAAATCCGGCGCGCCGTCGCCGCCGCTCCCGCGAATATCTCCCCCAAGGCGGTCGTCGCCCTTCCTTATTACTGGCCGCTCGCCTGGTACCTGCGCGACGAAACACAGGTTTTCTTCGAGGCCTCGGCGATCCCGGGTGAGCCGGTCCAGGTGCTCTCCGCCGTCCCGATTCTGGTGACGCTGCAGAGCGCCGACCCGAAGTTCGTGAAGGCCTTCGTGCCGGGGGGCCAGGTCCCCGATTTCACTCTGCCGGGCCACGCGTCACGTACGGTCGCGTTGATTCCACCCGACTATCTCGTCGGGAAGGTCTGGACTCTCGAGGCCGCGTCTCCTTGA